Proteins encoded together in one Chloroflexota bacterium window:
- a CDS encoding SRPBCC family protein has protein sequence MEFDFESYLSALERSVSYLERDGKSANAVTLARSIATTPADLWDAVTNKERIPRWFSGISGDLELGGKFQIEGNASCTITACEPQAHFALTWEFAGDVSWVEVRLTETGIGSVQLSLTHTALLSPFWDQYGPGAVGVGWETAFLGLTLLLEQPGWTKPDEMEFATSAAGKAFISGSSEGWAQASIAAGTDTEKAHAAARNTTAFYTGAEASPS, from the coding sequence ATGGAATTCGATTTTGAGAGTTACCTCAGCGCTTTAGAGCGCTCCGTGTCGTACTTGGAGAGAGACGGCAAGTCCGCGAACGCGGTTACACTTGCCCGCAGCATCGCAACGACGCCCGCAGACCTCTGGGACGCCGTGACAAACAAGGAGCGCATCCCGCGCTGGTTCTCGGGGATCAGCGGAGACTTAGAACTTGGGGGGAAATTTCAGATCGAAGGCAACGCGAGCTGTACGATTACGGCGTGCGAGCCGCAAGCGCACTTTGCCCTCACCTGGGAGTTTGCCGGGGACGTGAGCTGGGTGGAGGTGCGCCTTACGGAAACTGGAATTGGTAGCGTGCAACTGTCACTCACGCACACTGCGCTGCTATCGCCGTTTTGGGACCAATACGGTCCGGGAGCAGTCGGCGTGGGCTGGGAGACGGCTTTCCTGGGACTCACCCTTCTTCTCGAACAGCCGGGCTGGACCAAGCCGGACGAAATGGAGTTTGCCACTTCAGCGGCAGGTAAAGCCTTCATCTCCGGCAGCAGCGAGGGCTGGGCCCAAGCGTCAATTGCAGCCGGAACAGACACCGAGAAGGCGCACGCCGCGGCACGGAACACCACCGCGTTCTACACCGGCGCAGAAGCTAGCCCCTCCTAA
- a CDS encoding DUF2177 family protein, whose protein sequence is MHFVRFIAAFVVYTVIDIGWNFSPIAQNMYESLYEESGNNVLFDSFGKQPDTWGGGEFVSLLAFLLLIALANSYLAIEPAVKERNLRKAMQNSFVLGCAAYATYIVPIFLMLATWPGILVPVDILIGGLLSLITSTVVTYVTLRRTSS, encoded by the coding sequence ATGCATTTCGTCAGGTTCATTGCCGCATTCGTCGTATACACGGTTATTGACATAGGTTGGAACTTCTCGCCTATTGCGCAGAATATGTACGAGAGTCTGTATGAGGAAAGCGGCAACAATGTGCTCTTTGATAGCTTTGGGAAGCAGCCGGATACGTGGGGCGGGGGTGAGTTTGTCTCCCTGCTGGCGTTTCTCTTGCTGATTGCCCTCGCCAATAGCTACCTTGCAATTGAGCCGGCAGTTAAGGAGCGCAACCTGCGCAAGGCGATGCAGAACAGCTTTGTGCTGGGCTGCGCGGCTTACGCCACGTACATAGTGCCGATCTTCTTGATGCTTGCCACGTGGCCCGGGATCCTGGTGCCTGTGGACATTCTCATTGGAGGCTTACTAAGCCTCATTACCTCAACGGTCGTGACCTATGTGACGTTGCGCCGGACCAGTTCTTAG
- a CDS encoding Gfo/Idh/MocA family oxidoreductase → MRVRSHDPDWEGPRADLEVAASAPKGHYRAAVVGCGRMGSTIDDEHVGKPHYPWPWAHAPAIIEARNVELVAGVDYDQRRLAYFGERWGVKALYTDLREMVAKERPDIVCVTTGPVERAEAVTALAEAGVKAIYATKPMCRTPAEADAMIEACRRTGTILAIAAHLNWYAPYTNAKALIDSGELGPLRSMVCQSPMPLSNIHSHTLCLFSLFVGAPARWVQGHMDDPETAKTNEDQSGSGMIGYENGVLGFLNSHAPWRSWSMEFNCERGRVFTRNHHAWFELWGRGENELDGEYQRQFPFPWRPRSSMTDAIEGVARSIEAGVEESCPGEFGREALEIGIAIRESYRSGQRMELPLQDRSLRLGGY, encoded by the coding sequence ATGAGAGTTCGTTCGCATGACCCGGATTGGGAAGGCCCCCGTGCGGACTTGGAAGTGGCCGCTTCGGCGCCCAAGGGCCATTACCGCGCCGCCGTGGTGGGTTGCGGACGCATGGGTAGTACCATTGACGACGAGCACGTTGGCAAGCCCCACTATCCCTGGCCGTGGGCCCATGCCCCGGCGATCATTGAAGCGCGCAATGTCGAACTCGTTGCCGGTGTCGACTACGATCAGAGACGGCTGGCCTATTTTGGTGAGCGCTGGGGCGTGAAGGCCCTCTACACCGACTTGCGCGAGATGGTTGCCAAAGAACGCCCTGACATTGTCTGCGTCACCACTGGGCCGGTGGAACGCGCAGAGGCGGTTACTGCATTGGCAGAGGCCGGTGTCAAGGCAATCTATGCCACCAAGCCCATGTGCCGCACTCCCGCCGAGGCCGACGCGATGATCGAGGCCTGCCGCCGCACCGGCACTATCCTCGCCATCGCCGCCCACCTCAATTGGTACGCGCCATACACGAATGCGAAAGCCCTCATCGACAGCGGCGAACTAGGGCCCTTGCGCTCGATGGTCTGCCAAAGTCCGATGCCGCTCTCGAACATTCACAGCCATACGCTATGCCTCTTTAGTCTATTCGTTGGCGCTCCCGCGCGCTGGGTGCAGGGTCACATGGACGATCCCGAAACCGCCAAGACCAATGAAGACCAGAGCGGCTCGGGCATGATTGGCTACGAAAACGGCGTGCTGGGTTTTCTCAATTCTCACGCGCCCTGGCGGAGTTGGAGCATGGAGTTCAACTGCGAGCGCGGCCGTGTCTTCACCCGCAACCACCACGCCTGGTTCGAATTGTGGGGACGAGGCGAAAATGAATTAGATGGTGAATACCAGCGGCAGTTCCCCTTCCCTTGGCGTCCCCGCAGTTCCATGACTGACGCCATCGAAGGTGTCGCCCGCTCAATCGAAGCCGGTGTGGAAGAGTCCTGCCCCGGCGAATTCGGGCGCGAAGCCCTGGAGATCGGCATCGCCATTCGCGAGTCCTATCGCAGCGGCCAACGCATGGAGCTGCCCCTGCAAGACCGCAGCCTCCGCCTCGGCGGCTACTAG